Proteins encoded within one genomic window of [Enterobacter] lignolyticus SCF1:
- the dksA gene encoding RNA polymerase-binding protein DksA: MQEGQNRKTSSLSILAIAGVEPYQEKPGEEYMNEAQLAHFKRILEAWRNQLRDEVDRTVTHMQDEAANFPDPVDRAAQEEEFSLELRNRDRERKLIKKIEKTLKKVEDEDFGYCESCGVEIGIRRLEARPTADLCIDCKTLAEIREKQMAG, from the coding sequence ATGCAAGAAGGGCAAAACCGTAAAACATCGTCCCTGAGTATTCTCGCCATCGCTGGGGTGGAGCCATACCAAGAGAAACCGGGCGAAGAGTATATGAACGAAGCCCAGCTAGCGCACTTCAAGCGTATTCTTGAAGCATGGCGTAACCAACTCAGGGATGAAGTGGATCGTACCGTTACCCATATGCAGGATGAAGCTGCCAACTTCCCCGATCCGGTGGATCGCGCCGCACAGGAAGAAGAATTCAGCCTCGAACTGCGTAACCGTGACCGTGAGCGTAAGCTCATCAAAAAGATCGAAAAAACGCTGAAAAAGGTCGAGGACGAAGATTTCGGCTACTGCGAATCCTGCGGCGTGGAAATCGGTATTCGTCGCCTGGAAGCACGTCCGACTGCCGATCTGTGCATCGACTGCAAAACCCTGGCGGAAATTCGCGAAAAGCAGATGGCCGGTTAA